The Methanothermobacter sp. CaT2 DNA window CCCATCAACAGCCTCGCCTCCAGAGGCAGTCATGGAGGCATCTGAGAAGATCAATGTTAAGGAAGAAGTTGCGGAGATCTTCAGGAAGGGCTCAAAGACGAGGATATTCAGCTGATCCACGTAGTAGGGGTGGGTGGATAACTTTTTAAATAATCAGATCCACATTTTATATAAGGTCCATTTCATCAACTCACTATCTTCTGGAGGTGTAATACATGAAAACAACCATTAGTGTAATTAAAGCAGACGTTGGAAGTGTAGCCGGTCATGCAGTTGCCCATGAAGCTTTAAAGAAGAAATGCGACGAGATACTGGCCGGCGCAAAGGAGACAGGAATCCTTGAGGATTACTATATAACCAACTGTGGGGACGACATAGACCTCATCATGACCCACAGAAACGGTGAAGAAAACGAGGAGGTCCACCAGACAGCCTGGAATGCTTTCAGGGAAGCGACAGATGTTGCAAGAGGTTTAAAATTGTATGGGGCTGGACAGGATCTCCTTTCAGATACCTTCTCAGGTAACATAAAGGGTATGGGTCCCGGCTGTGCCGAGATGGAGTTCAAGGAGAGGCCAAGCGACCCTGTTATAATCTTCTGCTGCGACAAAACAGAACCGGGTGCCTTTAACCTCCCACTATTCAGAATGTTCGCTGATCCATTCAACACAGCAGGTCTTGTGATCGACCCATCACTCCACAATGGATACGAATTTGAGGTCTTTGACGTCGTCGAACACAAAAAGGTTACAATGGCATGTCCCGATGAGATGTACGACCTCCTGGCGCTTCTAGGTTCAATCAGCCGCTACGTCATTAAGCGGATACACAGAAGGGACGATGGTGAAATTGCGGCATCAGTGAGTACAGAGAGGCTGAACCTCATGGCAGGTAAATACATAGGTAAGGACGACCCGGTCGCAATAGTCAGGGCACAGTCCGGATTCCCTGCAGCAGGTGAGGTCGTTGAGCCCTTCGCATTCCCCCACCTCGTCGGCGGATGGATGAGGGGATCCCACAACGGACCACTGATGCCTGTAGCCCAGAGGGATGCAACACCCGTGAGATTCGATGGACCACCAAGGGTCATAGCCCTAGGATTCCAGGTAGCTGATTGCAAGCTTGTCGGACCCGTTGACATGTTTGATGATCCATCCTTTGACCGCTCAAGGCAGCTCGCCTCTGAGGTTGCGGAGTATATGAGGAGGCACGGTCCATTTGAGCCACACAGGCTCCCATCAGATGAGATGGAGTACACCTCACTACCAGGTGTGCTTGAAAAACTCGGCGACAGGTTTGAGGATATGGAATGATCTTTCCCTAAGATTTCATTCCATTTTCAGGAATTCAGGATCTCCTAACCTTTAATTCTTTTTCTCTCCTTCATTATCTCCTGGGGTATGTCAACAACTCTCTCAACAGAATCAACCACAGCACCATCCGCTGTTGCAACAATGCCATCAGATTCCCTGAGCCTCCTGTCCACACAGTCTGAGAGCACGGCGCAGCCTTCAATACCCCTGGACTTCATCAGGTCCTCAACCAATCCCCTGAGCCTCCCGCTGTGACTCACATTCCTGTCAAAATAGAATATGGCCCTCCCCACTCCTGAATCAGCAAGGAAGTCAATTATAAGATCCAGTGCCCTCAGGGTGCTGTCACCCATCCTGTAACTGCCGGAGACGCCCCTTGTATCCCTCAGGAAACCATCCTGAGCCAGGAAAAACTGATCTGTGAGAAGGCTTTCCGTACCTATGAGCACATTGTACCCATCAATAAAAACAGAGGAGCCACGGAGGGAGTTTCGGTTCACCCTGCGGGATCTTCTCCTTGCCACGGTTTCATCTGAGAAGACGCACCTGGCAAGGTAATTTCGCTCCTCCCTTCCAAGAAGATAGTGGTTCGCAACGAAGTTCAGGGCCACACGCTTACGGTAGCCCCTGTTAAGGAGGTAGCGCAGATCCTCGGCAGCCATTTCAAGGGACATTAACCTCTTCTCTTGGCGATTATTATGAGGGCACGGTCGGAGGCATCCTCAGCCCTGTCTGAAATGTTTGCAACCTTACGGGTTATCTCCTTCATGTCCAGGAACTTGACAACACCTATCCTGTCCTGGCGGTAGGCGGAATACAGGCCAGTTATGATCTTCCTCTCAATTATATCGGCCTCATCCTCAAACCTTTCGATTTCATGAACCTTCCTCATGGCCTCCCCCAGATCAGTTTCAAGGGATTCAACACACTCATGGAGGGCCCTGATGGTCTTTCCTGTAACCTTCATCATAGCCCTGAAGTCATCCCTGAACTCAGCAGGGAATGCGACCTTACCGAGAGACACCGTGAAGGCCGCTGATTCGATAACATCCGCAACCTTGTCTATGCTTTCAACGAGCATTATACGGTCCTCCCTGTCAAATGGGAGGAAGGCACCCTCATAGAATTCAAGTTCCATCTTTCTCCTTATCTCATCCGCCTCATGTTCCTTTATGGCTATCTCCTTTGTGAGTTCGGAGACCAGCCTGCAGTCCCCCCTGTAGAATGCCTCCATCAGTTCCTCGAACTTCAGGTAGCATTCCATGACCTTTTCAAGGTGCTGACGCCCATGCTTTTCCACTTTACTTTCCTTCAGGAAAAATTTCATTTTATCCCATCATATTATCCCGTGAAGCATCCTGAGGCTGTCGAGAAGGCCATGGGCATAGGTTATGCAGCCGAATGATGTGATGTGGTCCCCCTTCTCAAGGTAGTAGACCGAGTCATCCCTGTAGTTCAGAGCCCTCTCAACGACAGCCTCCTCATCATCACTCAATTTTATGGATTTCATTTCCATTAAATTTTTCTCAAGAAGTTCAAGATCCTTTTCTATACGTTCCCTGCAGTCCATTGAAACACCCCTCCATTACTTCAGCCTTTGCCACACGTAGATCATCCTCTGGATCATGGTAAAGTAACCGAGAGCTGCGAGCACAATAATCGCAGCGTCCATGAACCACGGATGGATAAGGTACCCTGCAAGGGACCCTGCAAGGATTATAATGATTCTCTCAGCCCTTTCAGCGATTCCAACAGCGCATTCAATGCCCAGAGATTCCGCACGGGCCCTCACATAGCTCACCATGAGTCCGGAATGGAGTGCGAGGAGCCCGGTTAGCAGTCCCGTGAATCCCCCCGCCGTTATCCCGATGATGATTATACCATCGGAGAGTCTGTCAAGGGTAGAGTCAAGGAAACCACCGAAGGCTGTGGGCCTGAATCTTCTCCTTGCCACGGCCCCGTCAAGCACATCTATGAATCCACTTGCTGCGAGCAGGGCCGCTCCAGTGATCAGGCTTCCAGATGCATATCCTGCGCTGGCAGCACATGCAACCAGGAAACCCGTCAGTGTTATGTAATCTGCTGGCAGGGCAATTCTATCTGCAATGGGGTCAATGAATCTCCGGATCACCGGTCTGAACTGGTTTAACATGGACTCATTTATATCTGGCACAGATATATATGATTAGGTGTGCCGGTTTTCGTGGTGTGGTGGTTGACATAAAGGTTTGCAATGATCACCCTGCCGGTTTTCGTGGTTGTAGTGGTTGATGTAAGGTGTTCCGATGCTTATCAGAAAAATTACAAGGAAGAATCCCTCCCCTGACGTTCTGGAGGAGGCAATATCTGTGATGGAGGGGGGCGGGATCGTTATATACCCCACAGACACAATATATGGCCTCGGAGTTAATGCACTGGATGAGGACGCGGTAAGAAGGCTCTTCAGGGTCAAGGGGAGGTCCCCCCATAAACCGGTATCGATATGTGTATCCCGTGTTGATGAGATTCCCAGATTTTCAAGGCCATCAGGGGATGCGATGGAGTTAATGGAGAGGATACTCCCGGGTCCCTACACGGTGGTCCTTGAGAGGAATGAGCTCATCCCCGATGTGATAACAGGGGGATCGTCGAGGGTGGGGATAAGGGTCCCGGACGATGAGATATGCAGACGTATCGCAGCAAGGTTTCCGGTGACAGCCACCAGTGCAAATATATCAGGTAAACCGCCCTCACCAAGGCTTGAGGAGATTGTCAGGGACCTGGATGCTGTGGACCTGGTGCTTGATGCAGGGGACTGCCTGGACATGGAGCCATCCACTGTGATTGACCTCACAGTAAACCCTCCAAGGGTTCTGAGGAGGGGTAAGGGTCCTGTTGACCCTGTACTCCTGAGAGGGGCTGGAGATGTATGAAGAAATTAAGGGATATGGGTGAAAACCGGAGGATACCCACGGAGTCCTCCATCGACAGGATACTGGGAGGGGGTGTTGAAAGAAGAACCATAACACAGTTCTATGGACCCCCCGGCTCAGGTAAGACCAACATAACCATCAAACTCGCGGTTGAAACTGCAAGGAGGGGTAAAAACACGGTTTTCATTGATACAGAGGGCGGTCTTTCTGTTGAGAGAATAAGACAGGTCTCAGGTGATATATTCGACAGGGTTGCAGATAGCATCATAGTATTTGAACCCTCAAGCTTTACAGAGCAGGGTGAGGCACTTCAGAGGACATTTTCATTCCTCAAAACACATGGGGACTCAACTGACCTGGTGGTCCTTGACTCTGCGGTCGCCCTCTACAGATTGAAGGAGGGCAATGCATCCAGCTTTAACCTTGACCTTGGAAGGCAGATGTTCCTCCTTCTACAGATGGCCAGAAGGTTTGACCTTGCAGCTGTCATAACCAACCAGATATATTCCATTACAGGGGACGATGGAAGGGAATATGTGAGTCCTGTTGGCGGCACCCTCCTCCGTTACTGGTCCAAGGTCATGGTCGAGCTTGAGATGGGTGAGAGACCTGGTGAGAGATTCGCTGTTCTCAGGAGGCACAGGAATCGTCTGGAGGGTTCCCGTGTGGGGTTCAGGATTGTTGCT harbors:
- the pgsA gene encoding archaetidylinositol phosphate synthase gives rise to the protein MLNQFRPVIRRFIDPIADRIALPADYITLTGFLVACAASAGYASGSLITGAALLAASGFIDVLDGAVARRRFRPTAFGGFLDSTLDRLSDGIIIIGITAGGFTGLLTGLLALHSGLMVSYVRARAESLGIECAVGIAERAERIIIILAGSLAGYLIHPWFMDAAIIVLAALGYFTMIQRMIYVWQRLK
- the fbp gene encoding fructose-1,6-bisphosphate aldolase/phosphatase, encoding MKTTISVIKADVGSVAGHAVAHEALKKKCDEILAGAKETGILEDYYITNCGDDIDLIMTHRNGEENEEVHQTAWNAFREATDVARGLKLYGAGQDLLSDTFSGNIKGMGPGCAEMEFKERPSDPVIIFCCDKTEPGAFNLPLFRMFADPFNTAGLVIDPSLHNGYEFEVFDVVEHKKVTMACPDEMYDLLALLGSISRYVIKRIHRRDDGEIAASVSTERLNLMAGKYIGKDDPVAIVRAQSGFPAAGEVVEPFAFPHLVGGWMRGSHNGPLMPVAQRDATPVRFDGPPRVIALGFQVADCKLVGPVDMFDDPSFDRSRQLASEVAEYMRRHGPFEPHRLPSDEMEYTSLPGVLEKLGDRFEDME
- a CDS encoding L-threonylcarbamoyladenylate synthase; this encodes MLIRKITRKNPSPDVLEEAISVMEGGGIVIYPTDTIYGLGVNALDEDAVRRLFRVKGRSPHKPVSICVSRVDEIPRFSRPSGDAMELMERILPGPYTVVLERNELIPDVITGGSSRVGIRVPDDEICRRIAARFPVTATSANISGKPPSPRLEEIVRDLDAVDLVLDAGDCLDMEPSTVIDLTVNPPRVLRRGKGPVDPVLLRGAGDV
- a CDS encoding TIGR00153 family protein; translation: MKFFLKESKVEKHGRQHLEKVMECYLKFEELMEAFYRGDCRLVSELTKEIAIKEHEADEIRRKMELEFYEGAFLPFDREDRIMLVESIDKVADVIESAAFTVSLGKVAFPAEFRDDFRAMMKVTGKTIRALHECVESLETDLGEAMRKVHEIERFEDEADIIERKIITGLYSAYRQDRIGVVKFLDMKEITRKVANISDRAEDASDRALIIIAKRRG
- a CDS encoding DUF357 domain-containing protein, which codes for MDCRERIEKDLELLEKNLMEMKSIKLSDDEEAVVERALNYRDDSVYYLEKGDHITSFGCITYAHGLLDSLRMLHGII
- a CDS encoding DUF434 domain-containing protein, which produces MSLEMAAEDLRYLLNRGYRKRVALNFVANHYLLGREERNYLARCVFSDETVARRRSRRVNRNSLRGSSVFIDGYNVLIGTESLLTDQFFLAQDGFLRDTRGVSGSYRMGDSTLRALDLIIDFLADSGVGRAIFYFDRNVSHSGRLRGLVEDLMKSRGIEGCAVLSDCVDRRLRESDGIVATADGAVVDSVERVVDIPQEIMKERKRIKG
- the radB gene encoding DNA repair and recombination protein RadB — encoded protein: MKKLRDMGENRRIPTESSIDRILGGGVERRTITQFYGPPGSGKTNITIKLAVETARRGKNTVFIDTEGGLSVERIRQVSGDIFDRVADSIIVFEPSSFTEQGEALQRTFSFLKTHGDSTDLVVLDSAVALYRLKEGNASSFNLDLGRQMFLLLQMARRFDLAAVITNQIYSITGDDGREYVSPVGGTLLRYWSKVMVELEMGERPGERFAVLRRHRNRLEGSRVGFRIVADGIL